One Meleagris gallopavo isolate NT-WF06-2002-E0010 breed Aviagen turkey brand Nicholas breeding stock unplaced genomic scaffold, Turkey_5.1 ChrUn_random_7180001949041, whole genome shotgun sequence genomic window carries:
- the LOC104916832 gene encoding uncharacterized protein DDB_G0271670-like has translation NSSYRSVYGNTTTNSTNSTTTSSWYRSVYGTNTNNGTNSTTTSSWYRCGYGSTNSNRSKSTSSTNPNSCYRSVCGNTTTNTSTNTNTSNSTGSSNINSRYRSVCGNTNSVNTNSINTNTSISNSIINTNTNSSNSIINTNTNTSTSNSTGSSNSIINTNTDTNSSNSITNTNSSNSSRYRSVCGSTNTNTSNSIINTNTNTSSTSSTSSSNSSRYRSVCGITSTSNSTGSSNSITNTDTDTNTNTSSSNSSRYRSVCGITSSSNTNTSSSNSTSSSNSIPNTNTNSTGSSNSIINTDTNTSSTSSTSSSNSSRYRSVCGITSTSSTNTSSSNSITNTNTDTSSSNSSRYRSVRGSTGSSYKSVHSSSNTGGTNGPGEG, from the coding sequence AACAGCTCATACAGGTCTGTGTATGgcaacaccaccaccaacagcACCAACAGcaccaccaccagcagctgGTACAGGTCTGTGTATGGCACCAACACCAACAACGGCACCAACAGcaccaccaccagcagctgGTACAGGTGTGGGTATGGCAGCACCAACAGCAACAGGAGCAaaagcaccagcagcaccaacCCCAACAGCTGCTACAGATCTGTGTGCGgcaacaccaccaccaacaccAGCACCAACACCAACACCTCCAACAGCACCGGCAGCTCCAACATCAACAGCCGGTACAGATCTGTGTGTGGCAACACCAACAGTGTCAACACCAACAGCATCAACACCAACACCAGCATCTCCAACAGCATCATCAACACCAACACCAACAGCTCCAACAGCATCATCAACACCAACACCAACACCAGCACCTCCAACAGCACCGGCAGCTCCAACAGCATCATCAACACCAACACCGACACCAACAGCTCCAACAGCATCACCAACACCAACAGCTCCAATAGCAGCCGGTACAGATCTGTGTGTGGCAGCACCAACACCAACACCTCCAACAGCATCATCAACACCAACACcaacaccagcagcaccagcagcaccagcagctccaaCAGCAGCCGGTACAGATCCGTGTGTGGCATCACCAGCACCTCCAACAGCACTGGCAGTTCCAACAGCATCACCAACACCGACACCGACACCAACACCAACACCAGCAGCTCCAACAGCAGCCGATACAGATCTGTGTGTGGCATCACCAGCAGCTCCAACACCAACACCAGCAGCTCCaacagcaccagcagctccaaCAGCATCCCCAACACCAACACCAACAGCACCGGCAGCTCCAACAGCATCATCAACACCGACACcaacaccagcagcaccagcagcaccagcagctccaaCAGCAGCCGGTACAGATCTGTGTGTGGCATcaccagcacctccagcaccaaCACCAGCAGCTCCAACAGCATCACCAACACCAACACCGACACCAGCAGCTCCAACAGCAGCCGGTACAGATCTGTGCGCGGCAGCACCGGCAGCTCCTACAAATCTGTGCACAGCAGCTCCAACACCGGGGGGACCAACGGCCCCGGGGAGGGGTAA